In one Cloacibacillus porcorum genomic region, the following are encoded:
- the smc gene encoding chromosome segregation protein SMC, with the protein MYIGRLQLKGFKSFGGSHDLILSSGFTAIVGPNGSGKSNLLDALRWSLGDSSASRLRISRQSDLLFQGSVSKETAREAEVTLHLREDDRLCSVKRRVTAPDGTTSLFVDNARKTLTELDEIKRSWKLEGARFAFIGQGEVQEVLKQSPSERRMHLEVLFGIDIYRKKRMEAQDRLTTVKEEYDQLRHLMGELTSRREEIAPDVARAAQMRAILDSIEGDRRLLYWLRRAECERTIAAIAAELEAAASLREGAIFWSRFWKGAGGALELKLTHAAQAHRQQSWELEQCRSRFDSLIKSGYASAANLRGSKARLQEAKAEQAEAKERYAKLLEEQKKSLEENKNAREELQKAELAQKAIEKKWNEYNERLEKTRLEREAWNQEKGRLDGELQKCRAKLSYLGKELLELRSKKANAPDERKDLDFQIKHLEEERTRLNSEQEKLVKEHSELYALCQNLAAELQRAKRESVNLRSKLNDATESLQAGLYPAPVRHLLSASKLKRLDADPHAVIDVLSAPANLATALEAYLGGRQFQLLVEDMDEAGRCISQLKKNSAGTATFLPLERARPRYPNKAARLPSRGVVGWAIELIRVEDHWLPAIQHILGDLLIVDTYDIGKELVRSGFKGPIVTMEGDVFQPGGTVSGGRSQKSGRVLEMKAQVARLEEEAEKAQRAAESLSKKYKEAEGKELAASEQKEEYTRKIREVNGKIAVIEDQKESIVKEQRRAAGERGRILDSIKTEGKSWSALLAAMDELEEKRDRASDVEDDRHLIEEREKCRARATVAASNLSAGFALMNRVSNDVRAQESKLRKLEEETVELDQSCVRERSNLARVGGSCLEIHLRRKELLAEIAEHGGLYTRLEKIKEYIKSRQTKAEGRMQGEAEKFTLAQARKGETEHDLGELVSTWEEQFPYPGPEELPGDVGVDELRRKIRDGDRKIKAFGDVNMGVLSEDQSLKDRLAFLGEQLDDVRASAAEIERLISDADLMAHRQFSAALLKVDERFCHLFKTLFGGGEAHLVMTEGETIWNTGVEIDARLPGKHTQVLNQYSGGERALISISLLFATMEVAGSPIAVLDEVDAALDESNLRRFSELTKEYAKSRQILAMTHRRATMERADVLYGVTLQEPGLSQVVGVRLEDWT; encoded by the coding sequence TTGTACATCGGTCGCCTTCAGCTTAAGGGCTTCAAGAGCTTCGGCGGCTCGCACGACCTCATCCTCTCGTCGGGCTTCACGGCGATCGTCGGGCCGAACGGCAGCGGCAAGAGCAACCTGCTCGACGCGCTGCGCTGGTCTCTTGGCGACAGCAGCGCGAGCCGTCTGCGTATCAGCCGCCAGAGCGACCTGCTCTTCCAGGGCTCCGTCAGCAAAGAGACGGCGCGCGAGGCGGAGGTCACCCTTCACCTGCGCGAAGACGACCGCCTCTGCTCCGTCAAGCGCCGCGTCACGGCTCCTGACGGTACGACGAGCCTCTTTGTCGATAACGCACGAAAGACGCTTACCGAACTGGACGAGATAAAGAGAAGCTGGAAGCTCGAAGGCGCCCGCTTTGCCTTCATCGGCCAGGGAGAGGTGCAGGAGGTGCTCAAACAGAGCCCCTCCGAGCGCCGTATGCACCTTGAGGTGCTCTTCGGCATCGATATCTACAGAAAAAAACGTATGGAGGCGCAGGACCGCCTCACCACGGTTAAAGAAGAATATGACCAGCTGCGTCACCTGATGGGCGAACTCACGTCGCGCCGCGAAGAGATCGCGCCCGACGTGGCGCGCGCCGCGCAGATGCGCGCGATCCTTGACAGCATCGAGGGAGACCGCCGTCTGCTCTACTGGCTGCGCCGCGCCGAATGCGAAAGGACCATCGCGGCCATCGCCGCGGAGCTGGAGGCCGCCGCCTCGCTGCGTGAAGGGGCGATCTTCTGGTCGCGCTTCTGGAAGGGGGCGGGCGGGGCGCTGGAGCTCAAACTTACGCACGCCGCGCAGGCCCACCGTCAGCAGAGCTGGGAGCTCGAACAATGCCGCAGCCGTTTCGACAGCCTGATAAAGTCCGGCTACGCCTCGGCGGCGAACCTGCGCGGCTCGAAGGCGCGGCTGCAGGAGGCCAAGGCCGAACAGGCGGAGGCGAAAGAGCGTTACGCCAAGCTGCTCGAAGAGCAAAAAAAATCCCTCGAAGAGAATAAAAATGCGCGCGAGGAGCTTCAAAAGGCCGAACTGGCCCAGAAGGCGATCGAGAAAAAATGGAACGAATACAACGAAAGGCTTGAAAAAACGCGCCTTGAGCGCGAGGCCTGGAACCAGGAAAAGGGACGCCTCGACGGCGAACTGCAGAAATGCCGCGCAAAACTTTCATATCTGGGCAAAGAGCTGCTCGAGCTGCGCAGCAAAAAGGCAAACGCCCCCGACGAACGCAAAGACCTTGATTTTCAGATAAAACATCTTGAGGAAGAGCGCACACGGCTCAACTCCGAGCAGGAGAAGCTCGTCAAGGAACACAGCGAGCTTTACGCCCTCTGTCAGAATCTTGCCGCCGAACTGCAGCGCGCCAAGCGCGAATCGGTGAACCTGCGCTCAAAGCTCAACGACGCGACCGAATCGCTGCAGGCCGGGCTCTATCCCGCGCCGGTGCGCCATCTGCTCTCCGCCTCCAAGCTGAAACGGCTTGACGCGGACCCGCACGCCGTCATCGACGTCCTCTCCGCCCCCGCCAACCTTGCGACGGCCCTCGAGGCCTACCTCGGAGGCCGCCAGTTTCAGCTGCTCGTCGAGGACATGGACGAGGCGGGGCGCTGCATCAGCCAGCTGAAAAAAAACTCCGCCGGTACGGCCACCTTCCTGCCGCTTGAGAGGGCGCGCCCGCGCTATCCCAACAAAGCGGCGCGGCTGCCCTCGCGCGGCGTCGTCGGCTGGGCGATCGAGCTGATCCGCGTCGAAGATCACTGGCTGCCGGCCATTCAGCACATCTTAGGGGACCTGCTCATCGTAGACACCTATGATATCGGCAAAGAGCTGGTACGCTCCGGCTTCAAGGGGCCGATCGTGACGATGGAGGGCGACGTCTTTCAGCCCGGCGGCACCGTGAGCGGCGGCCGCAGCCAAAAGAGCGGCCGCGTGCTTGAGATGAAGGCGCAGGTTGCCCGTCTCGAGGAAGAGGCGGAGAAGGCCCAGCGCGCCGCGGAGTCCCTATCGAAAAAATACAAGGAGGCCGAGGGCAAAGAGCTTGCCGCCTCCGAACAAAAAGAGGAATACACCCGCAAAATACGCGAGGTGAACGGCAAAATCGCCGTTATAGAGGACCAGAAAGAATCCATCGTCAAAGAGCAGCGCCGCGCCGCCGGAGAGCGCGGCCGTATACTCGACTCCATCAAGACGGAGGGGAAAAGCTGGTCCGCGCTGCTTGCCGCGATGGACGAACTGGAAGAAAAGCGCGACCGCGCCTCCGATGTGGAGGACGACCGCCACCTCATCGAGGAGCGCGAAAAATGCCGCGCCCGCGCCACCGTGGCGGCCTCCAACCTTTCGGCGGGCTTCGCCCTGATGAACCGCGTGAGCAACGACGTGCGCGCGCAGGAGAGCAAACTGCGCAAACTTGAGGAGGAGACGGTGGAGCTTGACCAGAGCTGCGTCCGCGAACGCTCCAACCTCGCCCGCGTCGGCGGCAGCTGCCTTGAGATACATCTGCGCCGCAAAGAACTTCTCGCGGAGATCGCGGAACACGGCGGCCTCTATACGAGGCTTGAAAAAATCAAAGAATACATCAAGAGCCGCCAGACGAAGGCAGAGGGCCGTATGCAGGGCGAAGCGGAAAAATTCACCCTCGCGCAGGCCCGCAAGGGCGAGACGGAGCACGATCTCGGCGAACTTGTCAGCACCTGGGAGGAGCAGTTCCCCTATCCCGGCCCGGAGGAGCTTCCCGGTGACGTCGGCGTCGACGAACTGCGCCGCAAAATACGCGACGGCGACCGGAAGATAAAGGCCTTCGGCGACGTCAACATGGGCGTACTTTCGGAGGATCAGAGCCTCAAAGACCGGCTAGCCTTCCTCGGCGAACAGCTTGACGACGTGCGCGCCAGCGCCGCCGAGATCGAACGGCTCATCTCCGACGCCGACCTGATGGCTCACCGCCAGTTCTCCGCCGCCCTTCTGAAGGTCGACGAACGCTTCTGCCACCTCTTCAAGACCCTCTTCGGCGGCGGCGAGGCCCACCTTGTAATGACCGAGGGCGAGACGATCTGGAACACCGGCGTCGAGATCGACGCGCGGCTGCCGGGAAAACACACTCAGGTGCTGAACCAGTACTCCGGCGGCGAACGCGCCCTCATCTCCATCTCGCTGCTCTTTGCGACCATGGAGGTCGCCGGATCGCCCATCGCGGTGCTTGACGAGGTGGACGCGGCGCTTGACGAGTCTAACCTCCGCCGCTTCAGTGAGCTGACGAAAGAATACGCCAAAAGCCGCCAGATCCTTGCGATGACGCACCGGCGGGCGACGATGGAGCGCGCCGACGTCCTCTACGGCGTAACGCTGCAGGAGCCGGGACTCTCGCAGGTCGTCGGCGTGCGGCTTGAGGACTGGACATAA
- a CDS encoding tRNA1(Val) (adenine(37)-N6)-methyltransferase produces MEDCHSLLCGALKMIQPAAGEGLRVNVDTVLLAHFSRPKRGEKILEIGCAHGAVSLILAKRGFPVTGIDIQPHLIALAKKNAALNGLEAEFISADIREYKKIAAAQSFDRIVVNPPYDEAERSRPSPKEPVSAAMHGACCRLEDIIAASHYLLKNRGRLDLVMRGDRIGELFALLDRYKTPPKLIRCVHPRPGERASVALVEAVRSGSHGLIIEPPLFITDASGAETPELKEAYIIEEGR; encoded by the coding sequence ATGGAAGACTGTCACAGCCTGCTCTGCGGAGCGCTGAAGATGATCCAGCCCGCGGCGGGCGAGGGGCTGCGCGTGAACGTCGACACCGTCCTGCTCGCGCACTTCTCGCGCCCGAAGCGCGGCGAAAAAATACTGGAAATCGGCTGCGCCCACGGAGCGGTATCCCTCATCCTCGCGAAGCGCGGCTTTCCCGTGACGGGGATCGACATCCAGCCGCACCTCATAGCGCTCGCGAAAAAAAACGCCGCGCTGAACGGCCTGGAGGCGGAATTTATCTCCGCCGACATCCGCGAATATAAAAAAATCGCCGCGGCCCAGAGCTTTGACCGTATCGTGGTGAACCCGCCCTACGACGAGGCGGAGCGCAGCAGGCCGAGCCCGAAAGAGCCGGTTTCCGCCGCGATGCACGGCGCCTGCTGCCGATTGGAAGATATCATCGCCGCCTCCCACTACCTTCTGAAAAACCGTGGGCGGCTTGACCTTGTGATGCGGGGCGACCGCATCGGCGAACTCTTCGCGCTGCTGGACCGCTATAAGACGCCGCCGAAACTGATACGCTGCGTCCATCCGCGCCCCGGCGAACGCGCCTCCGTGGCGCTTGTCGAGGCGGTGCGTTCCGGCAGCCACGGCCTTATAATAGAGCCGCCATTATTCATAACGGACGCCTCCGGCGCGGAGACGCCGGAGCTCAAAGAGGCATATATTATCGAGGAGGGGCGCTGA